The DNA segment GGCGCCGTTGCAGGGCGAGAACTTGAGGCCCTGGTACTCGGCCGGATTATGGCTGGCGGTGAAGTTGATGCCGCCGAGGGCGCGGCGGGTGCGGATGGCGTGGGCGACGACGGGTGTGGGGGTGTCACGATTGCAGAGCAGGGGTTTGAGGCCGGCGTGGGCGAGGACTTCGGCGGCAGCCAGGGCGAACTCCCGGCCCAGGAACCGCGTGTCGTACGCCAGGATCACGATGGGGGGACGCTCGCGCAGGGGTGAATCGGCGCGCTGGCGTTCGGCCAGGAGATAATCGGCGATGCCGCGGGTGGCCAGACGCACGTTGTCGAAGGTGAAGTCCTGGGCGATGATGCCGCGCCAACCGCTGGTACCGAATTTGATGGGGGTGGCCATGGCGGGTTGCAGTTGGGAGAGGTTTGCTGATGGATGGGCTGAAAGGTTTCCGTTCGTGGCTCAGGTTTGCCAGTCGAACCCGCGCTTTTTGATCTCGTAGAGGAGGCCGATTCCCAGCAGGGCCAGAAAGGGCAGGATACCGCCGAAAACCAGGGCACGGGTGGCGGGTTCGGCCAGCATTTCACGGTACACGACGGCCCACGGGTAGAGGAAAACCACCTCAATGTCGAACAGCAGGAAAAGCACGGCCACGAGGTAGAAGCGGATGCTGAGCCGGCCGGGGGCGGTTCCGGCCGGGATCATGCCGCATTCGTAGGGTGTGTCCTTGATCCGGGTGCGCCGGGCGCGTTTGCCCAGGAGGAACGACAGGACGATCATTCCGCCGACGGCCGTGACGGCCAGGGCCAGCAGGACCAGGACACCCCAGTACTGTTGGAGTTGCGACGCGGTTTGCATCGGCGTTGGATCCTACCGGTTGGACCGGGTGGGTGGCAAGTGCGCCAGCCGGAGGATTTTTCGCTGGCGGAGGGGTGGAGGAGACGGGCATGGGGTCGGCACGGGCGCCGGCCGCCCGATGTACGGGCCGTGCACGTGGGGTGCATGGGGCGGTGTTTGGTGGATTGGGACGTCTTGACCGGCGCGCCCCGGCGTTTCACAATCCAGTCGTGCTAAACCTGAGATTTCCCAATTCTCATGATCATGGAAGCGCGACCGTTGGGGTGGGGTCGGGGGTTTGCAGGGTTGGTTGGGTTCTGGTGTTGGGTGGTTGGTTGGCGTCGGCGGTTGGGTTGGTGGCGCGAGATTTTCGGGTGAACCAGTTGCCCAACGGTCGGGTGTTCGGGTGTGCGAACTGTCATATCAGTCCGTCAGGCGGCGGGGCGCGGAATCCGTTTGGGAACCGGGTGTTCCAGATCATTGGGGGTTCATCGGCCCCGGTACCGTTTTGGGGGCCCGGCTTGGCGGCGGAGGATTCGGATGGCGACGGGTACTGCAACGGCGAGGAGCTCGGGGACCCGGACGGCGACGGGCAGCCCTTGCCGGGTGCGATGGTGAGCAATCCGGGATCGGCTTCAAGTCGGCAGACCAACGCGGCGCCGGTGTTTGTGGGGGCGCCGTTGACGGAGGCGGTCAAGGGGTTGCCGTACGAGTTTCAGGCGACGGCGGTGGACCCCAACGCATGTCAGGGGTTGGCATTTGTCAAGGTGGAGGGGCCCACGTGGCTGACGGTGTCCACACAGGGCTTGGTGACAGGGGTTCCGTCGGAGGGCGATGCGGGGCCGGTGACGGTGACGGTGGAGGTGCGGGACAATGGGTCGCCGGCCCAGAGTGCGCGGTTGACGTGGACGTTGCAGGTGGTGTCGCGGTTTGAGGGTTGGCAACGGCTGCATTTTGCGCTGCCGGGAGAGGCGGCCCTGGCAGCGCCGGAGGCGGATGCTGACGGAGACGGACTCAGCAATGCGGCCGAGTATGCGATGGGTACGGATCCCCGGCGGCCCAACTTGCCGTTGTGGGCTGTACCCGGATTCGATCCCGAGGGGCGGTTGACCTGGAGTGTGCAGGTGCGGGATGACGATCCGCAACTGGTGGTGGATCTGGAACTGTCACCGGACCTGACGTTTGGCAGCGTGACGGTTGCTGAACGGCTGGTTAGTGATCCGGTGCCCTGGGACGGTTGGAAGATCGTGACGTTCCGGGACACAAGGAGCCGGTTGGAGGTGCCGGCGCGGTTTGGCCGGCTCAGGGTTCGGTGGAGTCCCTGAGGGGCTGCGGTGCGGTGGGTTGGGTTGAGGTGCGGCGGCGGTGGGGAAGGTTTTGGGACCGGCCAAGGCCGGGGGTTGTTCGTGTGCCGGGCTGGTGGGGCTCGGTGGGGGGCCGACCGGGTTTGACGGTTTGGGGGTGGCGGGCGCGTGGGGCGGGTCTCGCCTGACGGGGNNNNNNNNNNNNNNNNNNNNNNNNNNNNNNNNNNNNNNNNNNNNNNNNNNNNNNNNNNNNNNNNNNNNTACGATTTTCGCGGTTTGGCGCGCTTCACTTTTTCGTGGTCGGCCGGGTGGATTGTGGTAGGCTTGCGGGCGCGAAACGATCTTGAGGGAACCGATGAGCTTTTACGATCAATTGAAGTTCGACAGCAACGGGTTGATTCCGGCCATCATCCAGGATGCGGCGACCGGACGTGTGCTGATGATGGCCTGGATGAATCGCGCGTCGTTGGAGAAGACGATTGAGACGGGGCTGACGCATTTCTGGAGTCGGTCACGTCAGAAGTTCTGGATGAAAGGGGAGACCAGCGGGCATGTGCAGCGGGTGAAGGACATTGCGTTTGATTGCGACGGGGACACGCTGCTCATTCAGGTGGAGCAGGTGGGGGCGGCCTGTCACGAGGGGTACCGCTCGTGTTTTTACCGGTCGATGACCGGTCGGGGTGAGGGTTTCCGGATTACCGAGCCGCAGTTGGAAACCCCGGAGCAGATTTACGGGAAGAAGTAGGGTCCGGGGCGCGGGGTGTGAGGTGGCCGTGCCCGGCCCGGCAGACCGGCTTATTTCATGGAGGACCAGGTTCCGTTTGGCAGCCGGGAGTACTGGGTTCTGTTGGGGGTTTTGGTTTTGGCCCGGGGTGCGGATTTTTTGAGCACGTGGGTGGCGACGCCGAATCTGGTGTTGGAGGGCAATCCGATTGCCAAGCGGCTGGGTTGGCGATGGGGGTTGGCGGTGAATGCGCTGGTGTGTGTGGTGCTGGCGCGGTGGCCGTTGGCGGCGATTGTGGTGGCCACGGCCAGTGTGATGGTGGCGGCGCGGAATTTTCAGTCGGCCTGGTTGATGCGGTCGCTGGGGGAGCAGAACTATCGGGATTGGCATGTGGAACGGGTGCAGGAGACGCGGATCTCGGTGTATTTGTTGTGTTTGGCGGCGCACACGTTGTTGACGGCGCTGGTGGGCGGGGCGGTGATGTTGTTCAGTGGGGGGCGGTTGATTCCCCTGGCGATTGGGATGGGCATTGTGGCCTATGCGGTGGCGGTGGCGTTTTACACGTTGCTGGGGATTTACCGGCTGCGACGGAGCGGCCGGTTGACCTGCACTTCGCGTCATGCAGATTTTTCCTGATCGAGAGACGTTTCGGCGGTTGGCGGCCCGGGGGAACCTGATTCCGGTAACGTGCCGGTTGCTGGCGGATTTGGAGACGCCGTTGTCGGCCTATCGGAAGTTGCGCGGGCAGGGGGAGTCCTTTTTGTTCGAGTCGGTTGAAGGGGGCGAGCATCTGGGTCGGTATTCGTTTGTGGGGACGAATCCCCGGGCCGTGATCCGGCAGGTGGGCAGCGAGGTTCGGCTGACCGAAGGGGGCCGGGACGCGGGGGTGTGGCGGGTGGTGGGTGCGCGGGGTCGGCCGGTGGCGGGGGAGGTTCGGGATGGTTTGGAGGTGGTGGAGCGGGTGATGGGGCGGTATCGGCCGGTGCCGTTGCCGGGTTTGCCGAGGTTCATCGGGGGTGCGGTGGGGTATGTGGGGTACGAATTCATTCATGACATTGAACCGGTGGTGCCGCGGCCGGCGCGGGACGAGCTGGGGACGCCGACGTTGTATCTGGTGCTGGCGGATCAGCTGCTGATTTTTGATCGTGTGAAGCAGACGTTGACGGTGCTGGTGAATGCGTGGGTGGAGGACCCGGCGGGGGTGGACGCGGCCTATGACGAGGCGGTGGAGGAGGTGGAACGGTTGCTGGCGTTGTTGGAGGAGCCGGTTTCGCATCTGCCTGCCCTGTTGCCGGAGACGGTGCCGCCGGTGTCGTTTGAGTCGAACATGGACCGCGAGACCTTTTTGGGGCACGTGCGGAGGGCGAAGGAGTACATTCGGGCGGGGGACATCATTCAGGTGGTGGGGTCGCAGCGGTTTCGAGCCCCGGTACGGGCGGGTGCGGTGGAGGTGTATCGGGCCATTCGGTCGGTGAACCCCTCGCCGTACATGTTTTTGCTGGAGTTGGAGGGTTTTGCGCTGGTGGGGGCTTCGCCGGAGATTCATGTGCGGTGTGAGGACGGGCGTGTGGAGATCCGGCCGATTGCGGGCACGCGGCGTCGGGGCCGCACGGCCGAGGAGGACGCGGCCCTGGAGGCAGAACTGTTGGCGGATCCGAAGGAACGGGCGGAACATGTGATGTTGGTGGATCTGGCGCGGAATGATCTGGGTCGGGTGTGCGAGTATGGCTCGGTGCGGGTGAAGGACCTGATGGTGATCGAGCGTTACAGTCATGTGATGCACATTGTGTCGTCGGTGGAGGGTCGGCTGGCGGGGGGGCGGAGCCCGTTTGATTTGATGCGGGCGACGTTTCCCGCCGGGACGGTCAGCGGGGCGCCGAAGATCCGGGCCATGCAGATCATTGCCGAGTTGGAGGGGACGACGCGGGGTCCGTATGCGGGTTGCGTGGGTTATTTCGGGTTCAATGGCAACCTGGACACGTGCATTACGATTCGGACGGCGTTGTTAAAGGACGGGCATGCGTATGTGCAGGCGGGGGGCGGCTGGGTGCATGATTCGGAGCCCGAGGCGGAGTTTCAGGAGACGGTGAACAAGGCGTCGGCGATGTTTCAGGCGATTGCGCTGGCGGAGCATTTTGGGCGGGGGGCCGCGGAAGGGGTTCCTGCGGGGCGGGCGTAATGGGTGGCTGAGGATTGTTGGAGGCCGCCATGCCGGTTTTTTACGATTGCCAGCGTTGCACGGCCTGTTGTCGTTGGCCCGGGCAGGTGCGGGTGACCGAAGAGGAGATTCGCCGAATGGCGGAGCATTTGGGTCTGGATGAGTTCACGTTCATTCAGCGGTATTGCCGGCTGGCATTGAATCGTTACGGGTTGGCGCTGGCGGAGCGGGAGGACGGTTCGTGTGTGTTTCTGGAGGGTCGGGAATGCCGGGTGCATCCGGTCAAGCCCCGGCAGTGCCGGGATTTTCCCAATTTATGGCGTTTTGAGGGATTTGACGCGTTTTGCCGGGCGCGGCCGGTGCCAATGGCGATGGAAGAGTACGTGAGGGCGGTGGCTGCGGCGACGGGTCGTTCCCTGGAGGAGGTGCGGAGGCTTGTGGAGGCGCGCGGATCGGACTCTCATGTGCCGGTGCGGGGTGGTTCACAACTCGCGCCATGAGGTGACGAGGAAGCCGCGGCTGGGGCCGATGCGGCGCAGGTTTTCGTCGTAGTGGAAGTTGAAATGTCCGTTCATTTTGACGGTTTTGGTGACGGACGCACCGATGAAGTCCTGGGTATTGTTGCCGCCTCCGCCGAGGGTGAAATCGGCGTTGGGCGCATAGATGGCACCGGTGAAGGCGGCATTGCCGCCGAGGCTGATGCTGGTGTTGCGCGGGGTGCCGAAGTAGAGGAAGTTTTCGGCCCTGCCACTGGAGTTGATGATACCCTGTCCCTTAACCGAAAAACTGGGGGCATCCACGAACAGCATCAACCGCGCGTTGGGGGCCAGGTAGATCCGGTCTTGGCCCGCGAGGCTGGTATTGCCGGTCAGGATGAGCGTGGCCTGGACGTTGGTGCCGACGTAGAGGCTTCCCTGGAGACCGGCCGTCCAGTACCGGCCGCTCGTGAGGATTACGTGTTTGTAAGGTACGCCGTCGAGGGTCACCGAGACGGCAGGCAGATAGAACGCGCCCGAAAGAGGTGCCGTGACGGGCGGGAAGGCCACGTTGAAATCGTCGTTGGTGCCGCCGGAGACGTAGCCGCGGGGGCCGATGGCCACGGTACCGTTGGGTCCCGTCATGGCACGACCGTTGATATTGGCGTTGCCGACGTTGATGGAGTTGATGAGTCCGGCGTTGGTGGCGACGTCCCCGTTTTTCTTGCGTTTTTGGGGGTTGGCGAACGGGTACATGCCGTTGTCGCTGTGATTGGGATCGCCGGAATCAAAGCTGTCGGTGGTGACGTTGTTGCCGGCGAGGTCGATCCGGCCTTCGGCGGCCATGGCGACGCTGAAGAGCGGGTCGATGCGGGTCAGGACCTGGACGGTACGGGGGACTGGGGTGTAGACCTGTGAATCGCCGCCTAGGATGGTGGCCGGGACGGTGGTGGAGGGGATGAGGTCTGCCCGGCTGACCACGCCGGTGGCGAAGATTTGCGGGTTCATGCCGTTGAGGACAATGACCACGTCGTAGTAACTGCCGTTGCCGAGGTACCGACGGGGCGCGCGGTAGGTGTTACCCTGCTGGATCCAGCCGTGGGTGGCGAGGTTGTTGGTGGCGGCCCGAAGGTCGAAGAAGGGCGCATTCCGGTTCAGGTGGGTCAGGGCTTCTTCGATTCCGGCTTCGGTCATGGCCAGGCTGGCATTCCAGCAGAGGGAACGTGCGACCGAAAGGGATTGGGACTGGACGAGCATGAGGGTGCCGGCCAGGGTGAGGCCGAGGATGCCGCAGGTCAGCAGGGTTACCAGCAGGATCTGGCCGCGGGCCGGGATGGATTGGCGGGACAATCGCATGGCTCGGTCAGTTGCGGAGGACGATGCGTGCGGTCTGCACGCTTTCGGTTTGGAGCAGGTTGCCCAGGACGCTCCGGGAACAACGCCAGCTCATGTCCACGAGCTTTGCCTGGCGGATGTCGCGGGTGGGGTAAAACCCGAACACGCCGTTGCTGGGGGTGCGTTGTGAGATGTTGAAGCGGAAATGATCGCAGCCGACGAGCAGCGTCTGCTGTTCCCCGTTACGGTTGAGGGTGACGACCCGTCGTTCCGGGTCCCATGTGATTTGCAGGAGGGAACTGTCGAGGTTGGACAGGGTGAGCGAGGTCTCGGTTGCAGAGAGCACTCCGGCAGCCTGTCGGATTTCGCGGCTGAGGTTGTCCAGCGCATGGCGGGAACGTTGGTCGAGGTCGATGTAATTGACCATGCCGGCCAGACTGCGGGCGCTGTAAGACCAGAAGGCCAGGATGGCAGCCAAAAGGATGCTTCCAACGCCGAGCGTGACCATGGTCTCGGACAACGTGAAACCCTGCCGGGCGCGTCGGGCGGTGATGGTGCGCCTGCGGGTTTGTGCGCCCGGGTTAGTTGCTGAAGATGTAGTTCTGCAGGCCATATTGACTCACCAGGGTTCGGATTTCACGTTCCCGGACCACGCCACCGCCAGATCCTCCGCCAACCCATCGCACGCGGACCACCACCTCACGGAGGTCATCCGCGTAAGGGGCCGGGGGATCCAGTTGGACGGGTCGGATGGTCAACGTACCCGTATAGATGACGCCGGAACCCGTGGCGGGGTTGGTGGGGTTGGGCAGATAAAAGGCCGTGAACTGGGTGGGGATGAACCCCGGGGTATTGATTTGGTCCCAATTGTAAAGTCGGATGCCCTCCAGTTTTTCCAGCATCACCTGGGTGGCTCGCAATTCCTCGCGGACCATGGCGGTGTAGGACAGGCCTGCGCTCATGCCGGCGTAGAGGGACACGAGGAGGGTCCCGAGCAGGACCGTGGCCACCATGGCCTCCACCAGGGTGAAGGCCATCCGCGCCCGCTGGATGGGGCGGGTGCTCATGGGCCCACTGTGCTTCAGTTGTCCCGAGTTTTGCGTCATTAGGTCCTTGGAGCCGAGGTTGTGCGCGAGCAATTTCATTCTCGGACAAGAGCCAACAAAGCAGGTTGCGTGCCTTGCGGGGCGGCCAGGGTGGCAGATGTTCGCGTCATGGGGATGTCGCGTTATGGGATCGCAGCTGCCGGTCCGTGGGGGTGGGCGGGAGCGGCCCGTGAGGGGAAGGAGCAGGTGCGGGTAGTGTCCAGGTTCAGGACACGACTGTCGTGAAATGGGACAGGGGGTGGAGGATACGCGGCCCCAGCTGGACAAGGTTTGGGATGTCCCCGTCGTGGCATGAGACAGGAGGGGTCGAGGCGATCGGGGCTGGCGCATCCTGATTGTTGCAGCCTCCGGTTGGCCAGGGACCTCCACTCCGGCAGAGCCGACCTTTCCGGAGCTGGGGCTTCGACGCTTTCCGGCCGAACTTGGAGCACGGCGCCGGGGCGGTTTTCGCGGGTAAGGGCGGCAGTGCCCGTCCAAGAGGCCGCGTCCATCCTCCAGCAATGGGCGGGAGCCGGAATCCGAGATGCGTCCGGGCGGGTTTCTGGTTGTGAAAAGGCCTTGCCACGGGCACGGGTCTTTTCCACAACTGCGGCGATGCTGGCCAAGGTCTATTCCGGAGTCATTCAGGGAATTGAGGCCTATCCGGTGGAAGTGGAAGTGAACGCCGGCTGGGGTGACACGGCCATGGTGATCGTGGGGTTGCCGGATGCGGCGGTGAAGGAATCGCGTGACCGTGTCATGACCGCGCTGAGCAACTCGGGTTACAAGTTTCCGATGGGTCGGACGACCATCAATTTGGCGCCGGCGGATGTGAAGAAGGAGGGGCCGAGTTTCGATCTGCCGATTGCGCTGGGTTTGTTGGCGGCCACGGAGCAGTTGAAGGCCGATCGGCTGGAGCAGTTTCTGGTGGTGGGCGAGCTGGCGTTGACGGGGGCGGTGCGTGCGGTGAAGGGGGTGTTGCCGCTTGCGCTTTGTGCGCGGCAACAGGGCAAGCGGGGGGTGATCGTGCCGGCGCCGAATGCGAATGAGGCGGCGGTGGTGGAGGGGTTGGAGGTGATTCCGGTTCGGGATCTTCGCGAGGCGGCGGCGTTTCTGGCGGGCGAGGTGTCGATTCAGCCGGTGCGGTTGGACGTGCGGCGTTTGTTTGAGGGGCCGGTGGAGGACGAGGTGGACTTTGCCGAGGTGAAGGGTCAGGAGTCGGTGAAGCGTGCGCTGGAGATTGCGGCGGCGGGCGGGCACAACATCCTGCTGATTGGTCCGCCCGGCACGGGCAAGTCGATGCTGGCACGGCGGCTGCCGACGATTCTGCCGCCGTTGACGTTGGAGGAGGCGCTGGAGACGACCAAGGTGCACAGCATCGCGGGGTTGTTGCAACCCGGGCAGGCGTTGGTCACCCGGCGTCCTTTTCGGGCGCCGCATCACACGGCCAGTGACGCCGGGTTGCTGGGCGGGAATGTGAATCCGACGCCGGGGGAGATTTCGCTGGCGCACAACGGGGTGTTGTTTTTGGATGAACTGCCGGAGTTCAAACGGAGCGTGTTGGAGACCCTGCGGCAGCCGCTGGAGGAGGGGCGTGTGACGATTTCGCGGGCTGCGGGGAGCGTGACGTTTCCGGCGCGGTTCATGTTGGTGGCGGCGATGAATCCCACGCCGGACGGCAAGATGCCGGGCGAGTCGCGGTGTTCACCGCGGGAGATCCAGAACTATTTGAACCGGGTGAGCGGGCCGTTGCTGGACCGGATTGATCTGCACATCGAGGTGCCGGCGGTGAGGTTTCGGGAGATGGCGTCGGATCGGCCGGCCGAGGCGTCGGCGGTGATTCGTGCCCGGGTGGTGGAAGCGCGGCGCCGGCAGCAGGAACGGTTCCGGGGCCGGGCGCGGGTGTTGTGCAATGCCCACATGGGCCCGCGCGAATTGCGCCAGTTTTGTGGGTTGGATGAAACCTCCATGGAACTGTTGCGGCATGCGATGAATGAGCTGGGTCTGAGCGCGCGGGCGTATGACCGGATCCTGAAGGTGGCGCGCACGATTGCGGATCTGGCGGGGTCGGACCGCATTTTGCCGGAGCACGTGGGGGAGGCGATTCAGTACCGGTCGCTGGACCGCCAGATTTGGGGTTGAGGGTGCGGTGTGGGGTGGGGCTCGGGGACGGGGATGCCCGATGCGCAGGTTCAGTGGGACGGGGGCGCGGCGTTGACAAAGGGGCTGAGGCTTCGGCAGGCTCAACGCATGGCAAAGCCCGCACTGGGGCGTGGATTGGGGGCGTTGTTGGGGTCGGGCACCCCGGCGACGCCACCCACGGCTGTTGGTGCCGCTGCCGCGGCGGCGCCGGCGTCGTTTTCTGGTGCGGCGGCCGGGGAGGTGCCGGTGCGTGTGCCGGTGGCGCAGATTCGCCCCAACTCCCTTCAGCCGCGGCAGGAGTTTGATCCGGCCTCGTTGGAGGAACTGGCCGAATCGATTCGTCAGCAGGGCATCTTGCAGCCGTTGGTGGTGCGTCGTCGTGGGGACGGCTTTGAGCTGATTGCGGGCGAACGTCGGTGGCGGGCGGCGCAGCTGTTGCAGCTGACGGAGGTGCCGGTGTTGATCCGGGACGTGGACGACCGGACCGCGTTGGAGCTGGCGCTGGTGGAGAACCTGCAGCGGGAGAATCTGAATCCGATCGAGGAGGCGCAGGGTTATGCCCAGTTGCTGCAGCAGTTCGGTTTTACGCAGGAGGAGGTGGCCCGGCGCGTGGGCAGGAGCCGGGCGGCGGTGGCCAATGCGTTGCGGCTGTTGAAACTGCCGTCGCAGGTGCAGGGGTATCTTCGGACGGGCCAGCTGAGTGTGGGTCATGCGAAGGTGATCCTGGCGCTGGAAGATGAACATTTGCAGGAGCTGGCGGCGGAGCAGGTGGTGCGGGAGGGTTTGAACGTTCGCCAGACCGAGGGGCTGGTGGCGCGGCTGCAGGCGGGGTCGGCCCGGCCGCGGGGGAGTCGCCGGACCCGGGCTCCGGAGACGGATGCGCAGGTGCGCCGGTTGGAGGACCGGCTGCGGGAGCGGCTGGGGACGCGGGTGCGATTGCAGTACAGAGAGGGGCGGGGGCGGCTGGAGATTGCCTTCTTCAGTGATGAGGAACTGGAACGCGTGTTGCAGATTCTGGGGGTTGGCCCCGACTGAGGCTTTTCGAAACCGACCGTGACAACCAACCATGAACCAAAACACACCTGAACTTCGTGCTCGTGCGGCCGAGGCGTTGGAAGCGGCGCGGCCGCGGCTGTCGCAACTGCGCGCGTTTATCGGCCTGGACGGATTTGTGGACGAGATCCTGCACGTGGTGGACAAGCGCCACAGTGCGGACCGGTACGATCGCGTGCCCACCATTGCGCGGCTGGCGGAGCGGCTGGCGGCGGCGGCGGGCAAGAGCACCAATCTCGAGCTGGTCTCGCAACTGACCAAGCTGGGGGGCAACGGGCCGATCATGGGCAACACGCTGGCCACGCTGGGGTTGCGGGTGACGTATGTGGGGAATCTGGGCTATCCGCGACTGCACCCGGTGTTTGAGGAGTTTGCCCGGCGTGCCGAGGTGCATTCCATTGCACCGCCGGGGTACACGGACGCCCTGGAATTCGAGGATGGCAAGGTCATGTTGGGCAAACATTCCTCCCTGCGGGAGGTGACCTGGGAGAATTTGATCCAGCGGTTTGGCCGGGACCGCCTGGCCGAGCAGATGGCCACGGCGGATCTGGTGGCGTTTGTGAACTGGACGATGCTGCCGCACATGAGCGAGATCTGGGCGGCAGTGTTGCGGGAGATTTGTCCCGGGCTGCCCGCCGGGGGTGCGCAGCGGACGATCTTTTTCGACCTGGCCGATCCGGAGAAGCGCACCTCGGAGGACATCCGGCGTGCGCTGGACCTGATCCTGGAGTTCCGGAAGTATTTCCGTGTGATCCTGGGTTTGAACGAGAAGGAGGCGTACGAGGTGGCCCGGGTGTTTGGGTTGAACAGGAGCGACGGGTCGCGCGCGGCGGTGGCGGCGCTGGCCCGGGAGATTCATCAGCGCGTGCCGGTGCACACGTTGGTGGTGCATCCGGTGGCGTATGCACTGGCCATCAGTGAGGGCCGTCTCAGCCTGGTGGACGGTCTGTACACCACCCAACCGCGGTTGACCACGGGGGCCGGCGACCATTTCAACTCCGGGTTCTGTCTGGGCAAGCTGCTGGGGTTCGACGACGACCTTGCGTTGCTGACCGGCGTGACCACCAGCGGCTATTATGTGATCAAGGCGCAGAGTCCGTGTGTGGACGATCTGGTGCGTGCGTTGCGCAACTGGCCGTCGGGCACGACCGGGCCGTACCGGTTCTAGGGGACGGACATGGTTTTGGAGGTGGTCCAGTACGGGGATCCGATCCTGCGGCGCAAGGGCGCCCGCATTGAACGGATCACGCCCGAGCTGCGGCGGCTGATTGCCGACATGTTCGAGACCATGTACGCCGCGCACGGCATCGGGCTGGCGGCGCAACAGGTGGGGCATGCGCTGCAACTGACGGTGATTGACATCCGGGGCGTGGAAGACCGGCCCTCGACGCTCGAGCTGAACGGTGAACCGGCGGATCCCTGCCGGCTCATGCCGCTGGTGTTGATCAATCCCGAGATCGAACCGTTGGGGCCGAGTGTGGCCGGGCCGGAAGGTTGCCTCAGTTTTCCCGAGATTTATGCGGAGATCGTACGGCCGGACCGCATCGAGGTCCGGGCCCTGGACGGCGAGGGTCGTCCCCTGCAATTCCGTTGTGGCGGGTTGTTGGCCCGGGCCGTGCAACATGAGTATGACCACCTCCAGGGGATCCTGTTCATTGACCGGATGGACCGGCGGGACCTGGAGCGTTTGCGTCCGGAGCTGGAGGCGTTGCAGGCGGCCACGCGGGCGCGGCTGGCGCGGCGTGCGGCGGCGCGTTGACCTCTTTGGCAACGGCACCGATCAGGGCGGGGCGATCCCGTTGGATCGGAGCTCCGGCGGGCCGGGTCCTGTCGCGGCCCGGCGTACGGGGTCCTTCCCGGTTTGATTCCGGCAGTCTATGGAACCCGGATTGTTGCATCGGCCGCGGAACCTGGACTGGCGTCGGGCCGCGGCTTTGTTGTATGGCGACTGGGGCACCAGCAAGGCTTACGTCACCGGGCTGGCCTTTTTGACGGCGGGGTATGCGGCGTTGCCGTTGATTGGGGCGGTTAGTTTGTTGGCGGCGCTGGTGGGGTATTGCTACACGGTGGTTTGCCGGGAGTTCCCGGATGGTGGGGGTGTGTACTCGGCGGCCCGTCATCAGAGCCGGTTTC comes from the Limisphaera ngatamarikiensis genome and includes:
- a CDS encoding YifB family Mg chelatase-like AAA ATPase, translating into MLAKVYSGVIQGIEAYPVEVEVNAGWGDTAMVIVGLPDAAVKESRDRVMTALSNSGYKFPMGRTTINLAPADVKKEGPSFDLPIALGLLAATEQLKADRLEQFLVVGELALTGAVRAVKGVLPLALCARQQGKRGVIVPAPNANEAAVVEGLEVIPVRDLREAAAFLAGEVSIQPVRLDVRRLFEGPVEDEVDFAEVKGQESVKRALEIAAAGGHNILLIGPPGTGKSMLARRLPTILPPLTLEEALETTKVHSIAGLLQPGQALVTRRPFRAPHHTASDAGLLGGNVNPTPGEISLAHNGVLFLDELPEFKRSVLETLRQPLEEGRVTISRAAGSVTFPARFMLVAAMNPTPDGKMPGESRCSPREIQNYLNRVSGPLLDRIDLHIEVPAVRFREMASDRPAEASAVIRARVVEARRRQQERFRGRARVLCNAHMGPRELRQFCGLDETSMELLRHAMNELGLSARAYDRILKVARTIADLAGSDRILPEHVGEAIQYRSLDRQIWG
- a CDS encoding ParB/RepB/Spo0J family partition protein — protein: MAKPALGRGLGALLGSGTPATPPTAVGAAAAAAPASFSGAAAGEVPVRVPVAQIRPNSLQPRQEFDPASLEELAESIRQQGILQPLVVRRRGDGFELIAGERRWRAAQLLQLTEVPVLIRDVDDRTALELALVENLQRENLNPIEEAQGYAQLLQQFGFTQEEVARRVGRSRAAVANALRLLKLPSQVQGYLRTGQLSVGHAKVILALEDEHLQELAAEQVVREGLNVRQTEGLVARLQAGSARPRGSRRTRAPETDAQVRRLEDRLRERLGTRVRLQYREGRGRLEIAFFSDEELERVLQILGVGPD
- the def gene encoding peptide deformylase; translation: MVLEVVQYGDPILRRKGARIERITPELRRLIADMFETMYAAHGIGLAAQQVGHALQLTVIDIRGVEDRPSTLELNGEPADPCRLMPLVLINPEIEPLGPSVAGPEGCLSFPEIYAEIVRPDRIEVRALDGEGRPLQFRCGGLLARAVQHEYDHLQGILFIDRMDRRDLERLRPELEALQAATRARLARRAAAR